In one window of Megalopta genalis isolate 19385.01 chromosome 4, iyMegGena1_principal, whole genome shotgun sequence DNA:
- the LOC117223688 gene encoding deoxyuridine 5'-triphosphate nucleotidohydrolase — translation MPTMNSSNVLKFAKLTDKAFAPMRGSKHAAGYDLRSAYEYTVPAKGKELVKTDLQISVPEGTYGRIAPRSGLAWKNHIDVGAGVIDVDYRGNVGVVLFNLSNEDFKISPGDRVAQLICEKITYPELQELQTLDDTERGEGGFGSTGKN, via the exons ATGCCGACAATGAACAGTTCGAACGTGCTGAAATTCGCAAAGCTGACTGACAAAGCTTTTGCTCCTATGAGAGGATCGAAACATGCAGCCGGTTACGACTTAAGAAG TGCTTACGAATACACTGTACCAGCAAAGGGGAAAGAATTAGTGAAAACAGACTTACAAATCTCAGTTCCTGAAGGCACTTATGGGAGGATTGCTCCACGATCCGGTCTGGCATGGAAAAATCATATCGACGTTGGCGCTGGCGTCATCGATGTTGATTACCG GGGAAACGTGGGGGTTGTGCTGTTTAACCTTAGTAATGAGGACTTTAAGATCTCTCCGGGGGACCGTGTTGCACAATTGATTTGCGAAAAAATTACTTATCCTGAATTGCAGGAATTACAGACTTTAGATGATACAGAGAGAGGGGAAGGTGGTTTTGGTTCTACAGGAAAGAACTGA
- the LOC117223687 gene encoding isochorismatase domain-containing protein 2, with protein sequence MAMNAARAVLKQRQTALLICDVQEKFAKVMFDFDKITVNSAKLINALKLLEIPVLVSEQNPKALGKTIPEFDISGAKGPFAKTNFSMCTPEINKELNTLCCGNKPEAIILIGLETHVCIENTAIDLRQSGFEVHTVADCCTSRTQEDRILALERMRGIGCHITTSENVIFKLLGGADHKEFKNIQKLVKQPTLPTGLVPKL encoded by the exons ATGGCAATGAACGCTGCCAGGGCGGTTCTCAAACAGAGGCAGACCGCGTTGTTGATCTGCGATGTCCAGGAGAAGTTCGCCAAGGTGATGTTCGATTTCGACAAGATCACGGTGAACTCGGCGAAACTG ATAAACGCGTTGAAGCTCCTGGAGATACCGGTGCTGGTGTCAGAGCAGAATCCCAAGGCACTGGGCAAGACCATCCCCGAATTCGACATTTCCGGTGCCAAAGGGCCATTTGCGAAGACGAATTTTAGCATGTGCACACCAGAA ATAAACAAGGAACTAAATACACTGTGTTGTGGAAATAAGCCAGAAGCAATTATCCTGATAGGTTTGGAAACCCATGTGTGCATAGAGAACACAGCGATAGACTTGAGACAGAGTGGATTCGAGGTCCACACTGTAGCAGACTGTTGCACTTCGCGTACTCAAGAGGACAGAATATTGGCTTTGGAG AGGATGAGAGGAATTGGATGCCACATAACTACCTCAGAGAATGTGATCTTCAAGCTACTGGGAGGTGCGGATCACAAGGAGttcaaaaatatacaaaagCTGGTGAAACAACCAACATTGCCCACAGGACTTGTGCCCAAATTGTGA
- the LOC117223686 gene encoding protein N-terminal glutamine amidohydrolase gives MAVEPREAGHTKPLVQLFPKAAECVYTSCYCEENVWKLCQDVATRHGSELQHCYVAFVSNPWRSVPLWRQRAGKDEDKLVVWDYHVILIYAPDERAVVYDLDSALPFPTHFWKYAMETYRSDDVVQPQHHRRFRVVPASVYLREFASDRHHMKREDGTWIKTPPDYPPISTQTCKNNLDSFINTEPGTGSGIVLTLEQFFDRFHRPIAIATAHRTPQP, from the exons ATGGCCGTGGAGCCTCGCGAGGCCGGGCACACGAAGCCGCTGGTGCAGCTTTTTCCGAAAGCCGCGGAGTGCGTGTACACGAGTTGCTACTG CGAGGAGAATGTGTGGAAGCTGTGTCAGGATGTAGCGACGAGGCACGGATCGGAATTACAGCATTGCTATGTCGCGTTCGTGAGCAACCCCTGGCGTAGCGTTCCACTTTGGCGGCAACGGGCCGGGAAGGACGAGGACAAGCTCGTGGTTTGG GACTACCACGTAATCCTAATCTACGCACCCGACGAAAGGGCGGTCGTGTACGATTTAGATAGCGCGTTGCCGTTTCCGACGCATTTTTGGAAATACGCGATGGAAACGTACCGGTCGGACGACGTGGTGCAACCGCAGCATCACAGGAGGTTCAGGGTGGTGCCAGCCAGCGTGTATTTGCGAGAGTTCGCGTCCGATCGGCATCACATGAAACGCGAGGACGGCACATGGATCAAGACGCCGCCGGATTACCCGCCGATCTCAACACAAA CGTGCAAGAATAACTTGGATTCCTTTATTAACACCGAGCCAGGGACCGGTTCCGGGATCGTGTTGACTTTAGAGCAATTCTTCGACCGGTTTCATAGGCCGATCGCGATCGCAACAGCGCACCGCACGCCGCAGCCGTAA
- the pwn gene encoding calcium-binding EGF-like domain-containing protein pawn produces MSGRSRLRVLGTLFLLAVADVSAIQNDRTFSRSTAEDIILSASGYTGPERTSSVFHRDGSPTFHRTVPAFQLESSKSVSGFDKSDARFEDNRHQEAIDELTSSKHVDHIDGNNIEVKPGEYYRIAPTTSESVSGEGQGAPQGPKLLTEPHQLVGASPQRAQYLQAIDQQRQARQEIPRIFSEHAPPPILQTATPGQRQANPDIQDIITGIVKLLNGNVNVAANTVRPLRPIQATRINNRGPPRISDVPPLPPDFDTPGMNPPPPPPDHPYPFEKPPAPERPLVNQLPPERPVRPFVNGVPLPEQIVPQGNRPWNWNRPGGNRRPVPPYKPLPPSLDSTFHREKDPDDKYADKSQSNLHRDELAESSTKKEENDRNEATTNSLEDTTKVHEETNQDDKGSTSAQDPLKNHQMPAKDNRISNEKTSTTGSESSQSNQVSDGKHEEAPKPVIPLEIKPTKSSKIGNQQQTNGNHENEKGTVAKTPIKPFATLNIETSSSVQVIETTTTKAVVQTAGSASNSSSNLVSTPSTIALEPSKSFHLESSASSSSVSTEILPSTFTKTAPTTEKTIAHTPVANTFTKNPAPTDRYAYRPRPGIVLDDTLDYTGPQGLATQRPYPPPRHPPIGDIFDVTVSAIQGPGGGGSGEGVRVPINGGSADVILTSAVEGQGFVSIDGKRTYLNLFENSDRTATQVQPQPQPTRTQAPAVVGTGFAVPQPDPPTASPRPTGPIRRLTFHRRPTQPPVRIDTCIVGDTSTCDVSQHEACATVQGVSACHCKPGYARLQHSLPCKRIISIVVSMRVDKIYDRKVVWDRGFTDKDSEPYQTLAYEANRAIESAMSMTPFSDEYMGSSVNGVYQGNVSQGQGGVFVNATLKLTYEPRTIRPSLAGELQRHLLGVIHRRSNNIGNSALYVDSPLGSISNLQDLDECASSELNDCHSSATCTNNWGGFTCACNPGLKDPHKDDANESGRTCISCLSTYCNNRGTCSYQGDHMQCTCTGNYYGAQCEVDGEVLGVAIGASVAALIIIVLTLVCLVMWSRRWSREQKSVGSPVYGYIQGGIPGTLPGTLARVGSVGTLASVKQGPPANLPPYMWAHFGDHMATANVYATEPMGPTRPSSAVFGYPPINVHGTLPPVPLPRLQAPLRSRQRHQPDPDSSDSEPQDKDRADLIPQSSGFHVPRPKSRSSLANQSGIYNDVEYDQGDVHHLSKNNIPMSTYRPYYRT; encoded by the exons ATGTCGGGACGCTCGAGGCTCAGGGTCCTGGGGACCTTGTTCCTCCTGGCAGTCGCAG ATGTGTCGGCCATCCAAAACGATCGAACGTTCTCTCGATCCACCGCCGAAGACATAATCCTAAGTGCGAGCGGGTACACAGGACCCGAAAGGACGTCGAGCGTGTTTCATCGCGATGGATCGCCGACTTTCCACAGGACCGTTCCTGCTTTTCAATTAGAAAGCTCGAAGAGCGTCTCGGGCTTCGACAAGAGCGACGCCAGGTTCGAGGACAACAGGCACCAGGAGGCGATCGACGAGCTAACGTCCTCGAAACACGTCGATCACATCGACGGGAACAATATAGAGGTCAAGCCCGGGGAATATTATCG AATAGCGCCGACGACGAGCGAGTCCGTGTCGGGGGAAGGACAAGGGGCTCCGCAGGGACCAAAACTCTTGACGGAGCCCCATCAGCTGGTTGGAGCGTCGCCCCAACGGGCACAGTACCTGCAGGCGATCGATCAACAAAGACAAGCTCGACAAGAGATCCCGAGGATCTTTAGCGAGCATGCCCCGCCGCCGATCCTGCAGACTGCAACTCCAGGTCAGCGGCAGGCGAACCCTGATATCCAGGACATCATTACCGGGATCGTCAAGCTTCTAAACGGCAACGTGAACGTCGCCGCTAACACTGTCAGACCTCTGCGACCGATCCAAGCTACTAG GATCAACAACAGAGGACCACCAAGGATATCCGACGTTCCACCTCTGCCACCGGATTTCGACACTCCCGGAATGAATCCACCGCCTCCTCCACCCGACCACCCTTACCCCTTTGAGAAACCACCAGCTCCGGAGAGACCTTTGGTCAACCAGCTGCCACCGGAAAGACCTGTCAGACCCTTTGTCAACGGAGTCCCGCTGCCAGAGCAGATCGTGCCGCAAGGAAACCGTCCGTGGAACTGGAATCGACCTG GAGGTAACAGGCGACCGGTTCCACCCTACAAGCCTCTGCCGCCGTCCTTGGACTCCACGTTCCATCGAGAGAAGGACCCGGACGACAAGTACGCCGACAAATCTCAATCGAACCTTCATCGCGACGAGCTGGCAGAGTCTTCTACCAAGAAGGAAGAGAACGATCGCAACGAGGCTACTACGAATAGTCTGGAGGACACGACGAAGGTCCACGAAGAGACTAACCAAGACGACAAGGGGAGTACTTCGGCGCAGGATCCCTTGAAGAATCACCAAATGCCAGCCAAGGACAACAGGATAAGCAACGAGAAGACATCGACGACTGGCTCGGAGTCTAGTCAATCCAACCAGGTGTCTGACGGGAAGCACGAAGAGGCCCCGAAACCTGTGATACCCTTGGAGATCAAGCCGACGAAGTCGTCGAAGATCGGCAATCAACAGCAGACCAACGGGAACCACGAGAACGAGAAGGGAACGGTCGCCAAAACGCCGATTAAACCGTTCGCGACGCTGAACATCGAGACCAGCTCGTCGGTTCAGGTGATCGAAACTACGACAACCAAGGCTGTTGTTCAAACCGCAGGATCTGCCAGCAACAGCTCCAGCAATCTCGTCAGCACGCCGAGCACCATAGCTCTGGAGCCGAGCAAATCGTTCCATTTAGAAAGTTCCGCGAGTTCGTCGAGCGTTTCAACGGAGATTCTGCCATCGACTTTCACGAAGACTGCGCCGACCACAGAGAAGACTATAGCCCACACGCCTGTAGCGAACACGTTCACCAAAAATCCAG CCCCCACGGATCGCTATGCCTACCGACCCCGACCTGGAATTGTTCTCGACGACACCTTGGATTACACAGGACCCCAAGGACTGGCCACCCAGCGACCCTACCCTCCGCCGAGACATCCGCCTATCGGTGATATTTTTGATGTCACGGTCTCGGCTATCCAAGGCCCCGGCGGTGGAGGCTCCG GCGAGGGTGTCCGCGTGCCGATAAACGGCGGCAGCGCCGACGTGATTCTGACGTCCGCGGTCGAAGGCCAGGGATTCGTCAGCATCGACGGCAAGAGGACCTACTTGAACCTGTTCGAGAACTCGGACAGGACCGCGACGCAGGTGCAGCCGCAGCCGCAGCCTACCAGGACCCAGGCGCCTGCCGTGGTTGGCACAGG ATTCGCAGTGCCCCAGCCAGACCCACCGACTGCTAGCCCGAGGCCTACAGGCCCAattagaagactgaccttccaTAGAAGGCCCACGCAACCTCCGGTCAGAATCGACACCTGCATCGTAGGAGATACGAGCACTTGCGATGTCAGCCAGCACGAGGCCTGTGCCACGGTCCAAGGAGTGTCAGCCTGCCACTGCAAGCCCGGATACGCCAGGCTGCAGCACTCTCTGCCTTGCAAGA GGATCATCAGCATCGTGGTGTCCATGCGGGTGGACAAGATCTACGACAGGAAGGTCGTCTGGGATCGAGGCTTCACCGACAAGGACTCCGAGCCCTACCAAACCCTGGCCTACGAAGCGAACAGAGCT ATCGAGTCTGCGATGTCGATGACGCCGTTTTCGGACGAGTACATGGGCTCCTCGGTGAACGGCGTGTACCAAGGCAACGTGAGCCAGGGGCAAGGAGGCGTCTTCGTAAATGCAACTTTGAAACTCACTTACGAGCCGAGAACAATTAGGCCAAGCCTGGCAGGGGAGCTGCAGAGGCATCTGCTCGGCGTTATTCACCGGAGGAGCAACAATATCGGGAACAGCGCTCTTTACGTAGACAGCCCGCTCGGATCTATATCGAACCTGCAAG ACCTCGACGAGTGCGCCTCGTCGGAGTTAAACGACTGCCACTCGTCGGCGACCTGCACGAACAACTGGGGCGGTTTCACCTGCGCCTGCAACCCGGGACTGAAGGATCCCCACAAGGACGACGCGAACGAGTCCGGGAGAACGTGCATCTCCTGCCTATCGACATACTGCAACAATCGCGGCACGTGCTCCTACCAGGGCGACCATATGCAGTGCAC ATGCACCGGCAATTATTACGGGGCGCAATGCGAGGTCGACGGAGAGGTTCTGGGGGTCGCTATAGGAGCGTCGGTAGCAgctttaataattatagttTTAACGCTAGTGTGTCTGGTCATGTGGAG TCGAAGGTGGTCGAGGGAGCAGAAATCGGTCGGATCGCCGGTCTATGGCTATATCCAGGGCGGCATTCCCGGCACCCTGCCTGGGACTCTAGCCAGGGTGGGGTCCGTGGGGACTCTGGCCTCCGTTAAACAAGGACCACCTGCCAATTTGCCACCCTACATGTGGGCGCACTTCGGAGACCACATGGCGACAGCAAACGTCTACGCG ACGGAGCCCATGGGCCCCACCAGGCCCAGTTCGGCGGTGTTCGGCTATCCTCCCATCAACGTCCACGGAACGCTACCACCTGTGCCGCTGCCGAGACTTCAGGCACCTTTGAGATCGAGGCAAAGACACCAGCCGGACCCGGACAGCTCTGATTCGGAGCCTCAGGACAAGGACAGGGCCGATCTGATCCCTCAAAGTAGCGGATTCCACGTGCCCCGGCCGAAGTCCAGGTCCTCCTTAGCC AATCAAAGCGGAATCTACAACGACGTGGAGTACGACCAGGGTGACGTGCACCATTTATCGAAAAACAATATCCCGATGTCCACTTACAGGCCGTACTATCGAACGTGA